One genomic segment of Streptomyces sp. NBC_00239 includes these proteins:
- a CDS encoding NUDIX hydrolase, which translates to MAGAVVAHQGRVLLVRRRVPEGRLSWQFPAGKVEPGESFEQAAVRETKEEAGLDVVVVARLGERVHPITGRTVSYTACEVADGTACVANADEFAEIAWVTLAEIPWYIPYGLFEPVQRHLEAVLRP; encoded by the coding sequence GTGGCCGGAGCCGTTGTGGCCCACCAGGGACGGGTGTTGCTCGTACGGCGCAGGGTCCCGGAGGGCCGACTCTCCTGGCAGTTCCCGGCGGGCAAGGTCGAGCCCGGCGAATCCTTCGAGCAAGCCGCCGTCCGCGAGACGAAGGAGGAGGCCGGCCTGGACGTGGTCGTCGTGGCCCGGCTCGGCGAGCGGGTCCATCCGATCACCGGCCGAACCGTCTCGTACACGGCCTGCGAAGTTGCCGACGGGACCGCCTGTGTCGCGAACGCGGATGAGTTCGCCGAGATCGCCTGGGTGACCCTCGCGGAGATCCCGTGGTACATCCCGTACGGGCTCTTCGAGCCGGTCCAGCGGCATCTTGAGGCCGTCCTTCGGCCGTGA
- a CDS encoding O-acetyl-ADP-ribose deacetylase has protein sequence MPRITLVQGDITAEEVDAVVNAANSSLLGGGGVDGAIHRRGGPEILAACEDLRRSHYGKGLATGKAVATTAGRLPAGHVIHTVGPVWSKEEDRSALLASCYRESLRVADELGARSVAFPAISTGIYGWPMDDGARIAVQTVRAARTEVEEVRFVLFDERAYDAFAAAVTTPDR, from the coding sequence ATGCCGCGCATCACCCTGGTCCAGGGCGACATCACCGCCGAGGAAGTCGACGCCGTGGTCAACGCGGCGAACTCCTCACTGCTCGGCGGCGGCGGGGTCGACGGAGCCATCCACCGGCGCGGCGGCCCGGAGATCCTCGCGGCCTGCGAGGACCTGCGCCGCTCCCACTACGGGAAGGGCCTGGCCACGGGCAAGGCGGTCGCCACCACGGCGGGCCGACTGCCGGCCGGGCACGTGATCCACACGGTCGGGCCCGTCTGGTCGAAGGAGGAGGACCGCTCGGCGCTGCTGGCCTCCTGCTACCGGGAGTCCCTGCGAGTCGCCGACGAGCTGGGAGCCCGAAGCGTCGCCTTCCCGGCGATCTCCACCGGGATCTACGGGTGGCCCATGGACGACGGGGCCCGGATCGCAGTGCAGACCGTACGAGCGGCCCGGACGGAGGTCGAGGAGGTGCGCTTCGTGCTCTTCGACGAGCGCGCCTACGACGCCTTCGCAGCGGCCGTCACCACGCCGGACCGGTGA
- a CDS encoding WD40 repeat domain-containing protein, whose translation MIAETKFMSAYALAFSPDSKILAVGRLDGAVELWDPKTLTPTVTLRKPGKRYDGVLDLAFSRDGTLLAGADGRSTTLWNVTAREEPATLTDTEIDPVQVQSLAFHPYADVLACANMDATVNLWDTGTHQKLGTLIDPIGYTNSRQKSVESLAFSRDGTTIATSNMARKVRFWDISTGAIVSTIDGLELPVLELAYSPDGSLLAGGTASLRTRDGQVKLWSADSQKEVATLTVPYVTTPGESIPRKERIARYVNSVQFSPDGETVIGSVNGDPLIVRWDVATRKLVDVEDTRTYQDGAYHDTVHPMRISPDGTMIAAGLFRNVALWKLP comes from the coding sequence TTGATCGCAGAGACGAAGTTCATGAGCGCGTACGCCCTCGCGTTCAGCCCGGACAGCAAGATCCTCGCTGTCGGACGGCTCGACGGAGCGGTCGAACTCTGGGACCCGAAAACCCTGACCCCCACCGTCACGCTCAGAAAGCCCGGCAAACGGTACGACGGGGTACTCGACCTGGCCTTCAGCAGGGACGGGACGCTGCTCGCCGGCGCCGACGGCAGGAGCACGACGCTGTGGAACGTCACCGCACGCGAGGAGCCCGCGACGCTCACCGACACCGAGATCGATCCCGTCCAGGTGCAGTCACTGGCGTTCCACCCGTACGCCGACGTCCTGGCCTGCGCCAACATGGACGCTACGGTCAATCTGTGGGACACCGGCACCCATCAGAAGCTCGGGACGCTGATCGACCCGATCGGCTATACGAACAGCCGGCAGAAGTCGGTTGAGTCGCTCGCCTTCAGCCGCGACGGGACGACGATCGCCACCAGTAACATGGCACGCAAAGTGCGCTTCTGGGACATCTCCACGGGTGCGATCGTCAGTACGATCGACGGCCTCGAACTGCCGGTACTCGAACTCGCCTACAGCCCGGACGGATCCCTGCTGGCCGGTGGCACCGCGAGCCTGAGGACCAGGGACGGGCAGGTCAAGCTGTGGTCGGCGGACAGTCAGAAGGAGGTCGCGACCCTCACGGTGCCCTACGTCACCACCCCCGGGGAGTCGATTCCCCGCAAGGAACGCATCGCCCGGTACGTGAATTCCGTCCAGTTCAGTCCCGACGGCGAGACCGTGATCGGTTCGGTCAACGGTGACCCCCTGATCGTGAGGTGGGACGTCGCCACCCGAAAGCTCGTCGACGTCGAGGACACGCGTACCTACCAGGACGGCGCGTACCACGACACCGTGCACCCGATGCGGATCAGCCCGGACGGAACCATGATCGCGGCAGGCCTCTTCCGCAACGTGGCCCTGTGGAAGCTGCCGTGA